From the genome of Canis lupus baileyi chromosome 32, mCanLup2.hap1, whole genome shotgun sequence, one region includes:
- the LPCAT4 gene encoding lysophospholipid acyltransferase LPCAT4, translating to MSQGSPGARDAPREPAAPPNPFVHELRLSRLQRVKFCLLGALLAPIRVLLAFIVLFLLWPFAWLQVAGLTEEQLQEPITGWRKTVCHNGVLGLSRLLFFLLGFLRIRVRGQRASRLQAPVLVAAPHSTFFDPIVLLPCDLPKVVSRAENLSVPVIGALLRFNQAILVSRHDPASRRRVVEEVRRRATSGGKWPQVLFFPEGTCSNKKALLKFKPGAFIAGVPVQPVLIQYPNSLDTTSWAWRGPGVLKVLWLTASQPCSIVDVEFLPVYHPSPEESGNPTLYANNVQRVMAQALGIPATECEFVGSLPVIVVGRLKVALEPQLWELGKVLRKAGLSPGRVDAGAEPGRSRRINREEFAKQLQLSDPQTAAGAFSYFQQDAEGLVDFRDVALALAALDGGRSLEELMRLAFELFAEEQVEEAGRLLYKDGFSTILHLLLGSPRPAAATLHAELCQAGPRQGLSLCQFQDFSLHDPLHGTLLHTYLRPSWKPHASFPSSPAALANGTVPVPKPKGD from the exons ATGAGCCAGGGAAGCCCGGGGGCCCGCGACGCCCCCCGCGAGCCCGCGGCCCCCCCCAACCCCTTCGTGCATGAGCTCCGTCTCTCCCGTCTCCAGAGGGTGAAG TTCTGCCTCCTGGGGGCACTATTGGCCCCCATCCGAGTGCTCCTGGCCTTTAttgtcctctttctcctctggcCCTTCGCCTGGCTGCAAGTAGCTGGTCTTACGGAGGAGCAGCTGCAGGAGCCAATTACTGGATGGAGGAA GACTGTGTGCCACAATGGGGTGCTGGGCCTCAGCCGCCTGCTCTTTTTCCTGCTGGGCTTCCTTCGAATTCGTGTCCGGGGCCAGCGGGCCTCTCGCCTTCAGGCCCCTGTCCTTGTTGCTGCTCCCCACTCCACTTTCTTTGACCCCATCGTTCTGCTGCCCTGTGACCTGCCCAAGGTTGTGTCCCGAGCCGAGAACCTTTCCGTGCCTGTAATTGGAG CCCTTCTTCGCTTCAACCAAGCCATCCTCGTGTCCCGGCATGACCCGGCGTCTCGGCGCAGAGTGGTGGAGGAGGTCCGAAGACGGGCTACCTCCGGAGGCAAGTGGCCCCAG GTACTATTCTTTCCTGAGGGTACCTGTTCCAACAAGAAGGCTTTGCTCAAGTTCAAGCCAG GAGCCTTCATCGCCGGGGTTCCTGTACAGCCCGTCCTCATCCAATACCCCAACAGTCTG GATACCACCAGCTGGGCATGGAGGGGCCCTGGAGT ACTGAAGGTCTTGTGGCTCACAGCCTCTCAGCCCTGCAGCATAGTGGACGTGGAG ttcctgcctgtatACCACCCCAGCCCAGAGGAGAGCGGGAACCCCACCCTGTATGCCAACAACGTCCAGAGGGTGATGGCACA GGCCCTGGGCATTCCAGCCACCGAGTGTGAGTTTGTAGGCAGCTTGCCCGTGATTGTGGTGGGccggctgaaggtggcactggAGCCACAGCTCTGGGAACTGGGAAAGGTGCTTCGGAAGGCCGG GCTGTCCCCTGGCCGTGTGGATGCCGGGGCAGAGCCAGGCCGCAGCCGGAGAATCAACCGGGAGGAGTTTGCCAAGCAGCTCCAGCTCTCTGACCCGCAGACAGCGGCTGGGGCCTTCAGCTACTTCCAGCAG GATGCCGAGGGTTTGGTGGACTTTCGAGACGTGGCTTTGGCACTGGCAGCTCTGGATGGGGGCAGGAGCCTGGAGGAGCTGATGCGCCTGGCCTTTGAG CTCTTTGCCGAGGAGCAAGTGGAGGAGGCGGGCCGGCTGCTGTACAAAGACGGCTTCAGCACCATCCTGCACCTGCTGCTGGGGTCACCCCGCCCCGCCGCTGCGACTTTGCATGCCGAGCTGTGCCAGGCGGGACCCCGCCAAGGCCTTTCTCTCT GTCAGTTCCAGGACTTCTCCCTCCATGACCCACTCCACGGGACACTCCTCCACACCTACCTGCGCCCGTCCTGGAAGCCACATGCCTCTTTCCCCAGCAGCCCCGCTGCTCTGGCCAATGGGACTGTGCCAGTGCCCAAGCCAAAGGGTGACTGA
- the NUTM1 gene encoding NUT family member 1 has product MKLVKYISVVEPRFKLRSLCHKSSALSYSGCPLGPGPDCLILEASGQPQLVSTPERMASDGAPPLPGQDVTLKPGAALCSFSALPFPQSAPGPPDQSPWEPPPQPPLPPAFSAGNPLVLSALPSPLLVTGDGGPGPTGAGVVVKVKTEGGPVEPSQTQSFILTQPALSWIAEMAPPEGPSCQFVTAPNVKTLLPTKAIGVSPEGLPGLPAQAPTPAAQLASVVRPEQAWPGPHGATREGGPSAAQAKPSLGDLSYTSKGVYENFRRWQRYKALVRRHLSHRPDAEALSCFLIPVLRSLARLKPSMTLEEGLPRAVQEWEHTSNFDRMIFYEMAEKFLEFEAEEEMQIQNTQLTSGPQGLPPAAPLKLDTPGLVAPELSQQPVYIPKKVAPRARAPRRRQRKPQRPVVPEAPKEVPLEAVREYTDIVEGLLGASDWKQDDEEEQQQDEERMCPDPGLLSYIDELCSQEVFVSKVEAVIHPRFLADLLSPEQQRDPLALMEELEQEEGLSLAQLVQKRLLALEEEDAEAPPSCSGAPSDSSHSGSDEDEDGGGRLRPSPGPRVAGGAVHLGKAASPGERAVDGLQEVQRDGNAVPPPSSWDLQLDLPAPQGPRGSRNMEKRGARKVTNQMSPHGVDPLGGVMSLGQPLVVDRIAETLPLCWQGSPPPDLGSGLGVRLVELAPLQGQGSEEQVLGLQTGQGLGGPAVLPQEMEPCAVPQKGSSGAMWGDDRGPPGVSSYNENPSPRAAGDRDGDVVSLSRGLWLSSELAAVGLELPLQMEEVIENFHSRESVTEHQGGCRAGGSSSSSSQGPGETVAPGDEGGSAVSCGGTTGTSALQKRNDCSLPGPLGASSPSLRPNVNSEQGPEAAGDPSGLWVEGCPPLPEGRLSAPTLGPPRETLQPACPGNVLVLGAQGVPSFPQAALGAGSGGRSRSPVLETTEQHVHLLGIGDVCGLQLGGPGGREDTSPPKFTSSAARGRVGKGAGLRQPQGLESFPGNREAQARGPPAAAYPCRGLGRPCARWGARAALVVTGASPLSETRSSAAGARGKEGGEGEDEGEDAGEDEGLSGFAHLLASKLSLSPRDPALGPQPAPGAASMGGPRGPHGARPCRPPEVGGLARSPRAAATPGGGTAGAGGPARAAAAGGRGVCGDKPPARAPQPRKRRRDTFVSGRRKKRRRSQ; this is encoded by the exons ATGAAACTGGTGAAGTATATTTCAGTGGTCGAACCGAGATTTAAACTCAGGTCTCTTTGCCACAAATCCAGCGCTCTTTCTTATAGTG GTTGCCCTCTGGGTCCTGGACCCGACTGTCTCATTCTGGAGGCTTCCGGACAGCCACAGTTAGTGTCCACACCTGAGAGGATGGCTTCGGATGGAG CACCTCCACTGCCGGGACAGGATGTGACCCTGAAACCCGGTGCTGCCCTGTGTTCTTTCAGTGCACTCCCCTTCCCCCAGTCTGCTCCTGGCCCACCAGACCAGTCCCCCTGGGAGCCGCCTCCACAGCCCCCCCTGCCTCCAGCATTCTCTGCAGGGAACCCTCTGGTGCTCTCTGCTCTCCCTAGCCCATTGTTGGTGACAGGGGATGGGGGCCCTGGGCCCACTGGGGCTGGAGTCGTTGTCAAAGTCAAGACGGAAGGGGGGCCGGTGGAGCCCTCTCAAACTCAGAGTTTCATCCTCACTCAGCCAGCCCTCAGTTGGATCGCTGAGATGGCCCCCCCTGAGGGTCCTTCCTGTCAATTCGTGACAGCCCCTAACGTGAAGACCCTTCTGCCCACCAAAGCCATTGGGGTGAGCCCGGAGGGCCTCCCAGGCCTTCCTGCTCAGGCTCCAACACCAGCTGCCCAACTGGCCTCCGTCGTGCGCCCAGAACAGGCTTGGCCAGGACCACACGGGGCAACCAGAGAAGGAGGTCCTTCGGCCGCCCAAGCCAAGCCGTCACTGGGTGACCTCTCCTATACCTCCAAAGGTGTTTATGAGAACTTCCGTCGCTGGCAGCGCTACAAAGCCTTGGTGCGGAGGCACCTATCTCACAGACCTGATGCAGAAGCCCTTTCCTGCTTTCTTAT CCCTGTGCTTCGCTCCCTGGCCCGGCTGAAGCCTTCTATGACCCTGGAGGAGGGACTGCCAAGGGCTGTGCAGGAGTGGGAGCACACCAGCAACTTTGACCGGATGATCTTTTATGAGATGGCAGAAAA GTTCCTGGAGTTTGAGGCTGAGGAGGAGATGCAGATTCAGAACACGCAGCTGACAAGTGGGCCCCAGGGcctgcctcctgcagcccctctGAAACTCGACACTCCGGGGCTTGTGGCCCCTGAGCTTAGCCAGCAGCCAG TGTACATTCCCAAAAAGGTGGCTCCCAGGGCACGCGCCCCCCGCCGGCGGCAGCGCAAACCCCAGAGGCCTGTGGTCCCTGAGGCGCCCAAGGAGGTCCCGCTGGAGGCTGTGAGGGAGTACACTGACATCGTGGAAGGGCTGCTGGGGGCGTCAGACTGGAAACAGGATGACGAAGAAGAGCAGCAGCAGGACGAGGAAAGGATGTGTCCCGACCCAGGCCTTCTCAGCTACATCGACGAGCTTTGTTCTCAGGAGGTCTTTGTCTCCAAG GTGGAGGCCGTCATTCATCCTCGATTCCTGGCCGACCTGCTGTCCCCAGAGCAGCAGAGGGACCCGTTGGCCTTAATGGAGGAGCTGGAGCAGGAAGAAGGACTCAGCCTTGCCCAG CTGGTCCAGAAGAGGCTCCTGGCCTTGGAGGAGGAGGATGCGGAGGCCCCTCCTAGTTGCAGTGGAGCTCCGTCGGACTCTAGTCACTCTGGTTCGGACGAGGATGAAGATGGGGGTGGGCGGCTTCGGCCCTCCCCTGGGCCTCGGGTTGCTGGGGGTGCTGTTCACTTGGGAAAGGCTGCTTCTCCAGGGGAGCGGGCTGTCGATGGCCTACAGGAGGTGCAGAGAGATGGGAATGCCGTGCCACCCCCCAGCAGCTGGGACCTGCAGCTGGACCTTCCAGCTCCACAGGGGCCTCGAGGGTCCAGAAACATGGAGAAGAGAGGGGCCAGGAAGGTGACAAATCAGATGTCCCCACATGGGGTTGACCCTCTAGGAGGTGTCATGTCACTGGGGCAGCCCCTGGTGGTTGACAGAATTGCCGAGACTCTGCCCCTTTGTTGGCAGGGAAGCCCCCCACCTGACCTGGGTTCCGGTTTGGGCGTGCGACTTGTAGAGCTGGCTCCTCTGCAAGGACAAGGGTCAGAAGAGCAGGTCCTGGGGCTGCAGACAGGACAGGGGCTAGGGGGGCCTGCAGTGCTTCCTCAAGAGATGGAGCCGTGTGCAGTGCCCCAGAAAGGCTCTTCAGGAGCCATGTGGGGGGATGACAGAGGTCCTCCGGGGGTTTCCAGTTACAATGAGAACCCCTCCCCCAGAGCGGCTGGTGACAGGGATGGGGATGTAGTCTCCCTCAGTCGGGGACTTTGGCTGAGCAGTGAGCTGGCCGCCGTGGGCTTGGAGTTGCCCTTACAAATGGAGGAGGTCATAGAGAACTTCCACAGCAGGGAGAGTGTCACTGAGCATCAGGGAGGCTGCCGGGCAGGGGGCTCCAGCAGCAGcagttcccagggtcctggagaaACCGTGGCACCTGGAGACGAGGGGGGCAGTGCAGTTTCCTGCGGAGGCACAACTGGCACATCTGCCCTGCAGAAGAGAAACGACTGCAGCCTGCCGGGCCCCCTGGGGGCCAGCAGCCCATCCTTGAGGCCTAACGTAAACTCAGAACAGGGCCCTGAGGCTGCCGGGGATCCCAGTGGTCTGTGGGTGGAAGGGTGCCCCCCTTTGCCGGAAGGTAGGCTCAGTGCCCCCACCCTGGGACCTCCCAGAGAAACCCTGCAGCCCGCGTGTCCCGGCAACGTCCTGGTGCTGGGGGCCCAGGGtgtcccctcctttccccaggccgccctgggggcggggagcggaGGCCGGTCCCGGTCTCCTGTGTTGGAAACCACAGAACAACACGTCCACCTACTGGGTATTGGAGATGTCTGCGGCCTCCAGCTCGGGGGCCCTGGAGGCCGTGAGGACACCAGCCCCCCGAAGTTTACTTCCTCTGCCGCCCGGGGCCGGGTTGGGAAGGGCGCTGGCCTCCGGCAGCCTCAGGGCTTGGAGTCCTTCCCCGGGAATCGGGAGGCTCAGGCACGGGGGCCGCCCGCAGCCGCGTACCCCTGCCGGGGCCTGGGGCGCCCGTGCGCTCGCTGGGGCGCCAGGGCCGCCCTGGTTGTGACCGGGGCCTCCCCTCTCAGTGAAACCCGCAGCTCCGCAGCCGgggccagagggaaggaggggggcgAGGGGGAGGACGAGGGGGAGGACGCGGGGGAGGACGAGGGGCTCTCCGGCTTCGCCCACCTCCTGGCGTCCAAGCTCAGCCTGTCGCCGCGGgaccctgccttgggccctcagCCGGCCCCGGGCGCGGCCTCGatgggggggcctcgggggcccCACGGAGCGCGCCCCTGCCGGCCCCCGGAGGTGGGCGGCCTCGCCCGGTCCCCGCGCGCCGCTGCCACGCCTGGGGGGGGGACGGCGGGCGCGGGAGGCCCGGCCCGGGCTGCGGCTGCGGGGGGGCGCGGCGTCTGCGGGGACAAGCCCCCCGCGCGGGCCCCACAGCCCCGCAAGCGGCGGCGGGACACTTTTGTCAGCGGCCGAAGGAAGAAGCGCCGCCGTAGTCAGTAG
- the NOP10 gene encoding H/ACA ribonucleoprotein complex subunit 3, whose protein sequence is MFLQYYLNEQGDRVYTLKKLDPMGQQTCSAHPARFSPDDKYSRHRITVKKRFKVLMTQQPRPVL, encoded by the exons ATGTTTCTCCAGTATTACCTCAACGAGCAGGGAGACCGGGTCTATACGCTTAAG AAGCTTGACCCTATGGGACAGCAGACCTGTTCAGCGCATCCCGCTCGCTTCTCCCCAGATGACAAGTACTCCCGTCACCGAATCACCGTCAAGAAACGCTTCAAGGTGCTGATGACCCAGCAGCCGCGCCCCGTGCTCTGA